The Rhinoderma darwinii isolate aRhiDar2 chromosome 11, aRhiDar2.hap1, whole genome shotgun sequence genome window below encodes:
- the LOC142663756 gene encoding histone H1.11R-like, with translation MAETAPAAAVPPTEPAAKSKKQPKKTAAGGAKKNKKPSGPSVSELIVKAVSASKERSGVSLAALKKALAAGGYDVDKNNSRLKMALKTLVTKETLLQVKGSGASGSFKLNKKQQETKDKAVKKKPAAAGKSPKKTPAKRPAAAKKVAKSPKKPKPAPKKITKSPAKKAAKSPAKKAAKSPAKKAAKSPAKKAPKAAKSPAKKASKSRKTVAKK, from the coding sequence ATGGCAGAGACCGCACCAGCCGCCGCTGTTCCTCCCACCGAGCCTGCCGCCAAATCCAAGAAGCAGCCGAAAAAAACTGCAGCAGGGGGCgccaagaaaaacaaaaaaccctccgGTCCCAGCGTGTCCGAGCTCATCGTGAAAGCCGTGTCCGCCTCCAAAGAGCGCAGTGGGGTGTCTCTGGCCGCCCTGAAGAAGGCTCTGGCTGCTGGAGGATACGATGTAGACAAGAACAACAGCCGCCTGAAGATGGCGCTCAAGACTCTGGTGACCAAGGAAACCCTGCTCCAGGTGAAAGGTAGCGGCGCCTCCGGCTCCTTCAAGCTCAACAAGAAGCAGCAGGAGACTAAGGACAAGGCGGTCAAGAAGAAGCCGGCGGCTGCTGGCAAATCCCCGAAGAAGACTCCGGCCAAGAGGCCTGCCGCTGCCAAGAAGGTGGCGAAGAGCCCCAAGAAGCCAAAACCTGCCCCCAAGAAAATAACAAAGAGCCCAGCaaagaaagctgccaagagtccggctaagaaagctgccaagagtccggctaagaaagctgccaagagtccggctaagaaagcgcccaaagctgccaagagtcctgCTAAGAAAGCGTCTAAATCCAGGAAGACCGTGGCGAAGAAATAA
- the LOC142662972 gene encoding histone H3: MARTKQTARKSTGGKAPRKQLATKAARKSAPATGGVKKPHRYRPGTVALREIRRYQKSTELLIRKLPFQRLVREIAQDFKTDLRFQSSAVMALQEASEAYLVGLFEDTNLCAIHAKRVTIMPKDIQLARRIRGERA; the protein is encoded by the coding sequence ATGGCCAGAACAAAGCAGACTGCGCGTAAATCCACCGGCGGGAAAGCTCCCCGCAAGCAGCTGGCTACTAAAGCTGCACGGAAGAGCGCTCCCGCTACCGGCGGAGTAAAGAAGCCTCATCGTTACCGCCCGGGCACAGTCGCTCTCCGTGAAATCCGCCGCTACCAGAAGTCCACCGAGCTTCTTATCCGTAAGCTGCCCTTCCAGCGCCTGGTGCGAGAGATCGCTCAGGACTTCAAGACCGATCTGCGCTTCCAGAGCTCCGCAGTCATGGCTCTGCAGGAGGCCAGCGAGGCTTATCTGGTGGGACTGTTTGAGGATACCAACCTGTGCGCCATCCACGCCAAGAGGGTCACCATCATGCCCAAAGACATTCAACTGGCCCGCAGGATCCGTGGGGAGAGGGCTTAG